A portion of the Acidobacteriaceae bacterium genome contains these proteins:
- a CDS encoding ATP-binding protein yields MQERQGFLTTSGPLAEGAGLAHDAGNLLGALTLYCDLLDRPGVLRPEHQHYSRELRLLAERSSTLIGRLIQNNLESLAHEAFPAPTADPGEALLSLEPVLRRMAAPVASLTLTTQRSLRKPATLTIESLERVAINLVSNAVNALVSAGRHDGHIAVTLAASPTRLTMTVADNGPGMNLLCAAQAVSPFCEEAPSTLRRHGLGLHIVHELAEDSGASFEIHARRNQSTAITLSWPLTQQPLARHAPANKLSKGAAAHVRR; encoded by the coding sequence ATGCAGGAGAGACAGGGTTTCCTCACAACGTCTGGCCCCCTCGCAGAAGGTGCCGGACTGGCGCACGATGCCGGGAATCTTCTCGGTGCGCTGACCCTTTATTGCGATCTTCTCGATCGGCCCGGAGTTCTTCGGCCGGAGCACCAGCATTACAGCCGCGAACTGCGCCTGTTGGCCGAACGGTCCTCAACGCTCATCGGTCGCCTGATTCAGAACAATCTCGAGTCGCTGGCACACGAGGCGTTCCCTGCTCCGACCGCAGATCCGGGCGAAGCGCTGCTGTCGCTGGAGCCTGTGCTTAGAAGAATGGCCGCGCCGGTAGCATCGTTGACGCTGACAACGCAGCGAAGCCTGCGCAAGCCGGCGACGCTGACCATTGAGTCCCTCGAACGGGTGGCCATCAACCTGGTGAGCAATGCCGTCAACGCTCTTGTCTCTGCAGGCCGTCACGACGGCCACATTGCCGTAACGCTGGCCGCGTCCCCCACCCGGCTGACCATGACGGTAGCCGACAATGGGCCGGGGATGAACCTGCTCTGCGCAGCGCAGGCTGTCTCTCCTTTTTGCGAAGAGGCGCCCAGCACATTGCGGCGGCACGGCCTTGGGCTGCACATTGTGCATGAGCTGGCGGAGGACTCCGGTGCCAGCTTTGAGATACACGCTCGCCGCAACCAGAGTACGGCGATCACGCTGAGCTGGCCGCTGACTCAGCAACCACTGGCACGTCATGCGCCTGCAAACAAGCTTTCGAAGGGGGCAGCCGCGCATGTCAGACGGTAA
- a CDS encoding lipopolysaccharide biosynthesis protein: MTTLPEGGIGLEADEVLAAARPLGLWHRAVRMASDRMGYALADQVVYSFGNMVVAALLSRHAAQREFGIYILTQRSMDVLIQLSNVFLWAPFTFNLPGTEDERKRSFLGSLVMQQVLACVLAALLLWGLGAWSQHGSRLLYRDTFAPLAVTSIAILFREFNRRMYFCYMRFKAAFWTDLATVALQIVGVEALYKTHRLTVPNTLVVLSAGCLIVSIYWLITEWASFVVRLRDTRNDFAHNFRLGRWLLGSNMVFMISSQCNPWVIGSLLGGVSVGAYTKCESVVNIPRVALTSLQNTMAPMLARSYHNGGKPALTRLVSRFNRLLLIGSILFAVGIIAVGPFVAEAIFKGAPANSRVILAVLSLNFVAFAMTMAQSYGLTAMNRARLTFYANLVGMVTQAGVILWLVRSYQLPGAAAALLVGSVVVLFVRQFFYRRETRTA; encoded by the coding sequence ATGACGACATTGCCAGAAGGGGGCATCGGCCTTGAGGCCGACGAGGTACTGGCTGCGGCACGTCCGCTCGGCTTATGGCATCGTGCTGTCCGCATGGCGAGTGATCGCATGGGCTATGCGCTGGCCGACCAGGTCGTCTACAGCTTTGGCAACATGGTGGTGGCTGCGCTGCTGAGCCGCCACGCCGCACAGCGCGAGTTCGGCATTTACATCCTGACGCAGCGCAGCATGGACGTGCTCATTCAACTGAGCAACGTCTTTCTCTGGGCTCCGTTTACGTTCAATCTGCCGGGGACGGAAGACGAACGCAAGCGCAGCTTTCTGGGCAGCCTGGTGATGCAGCAGGTGCTTGCCTGCGTGCTGGCAGCGCTGCTGCTGTGGGGGCTGGGCGCGTGGTCGCAGCATGGTTCGCGGCTGCTCTATCGCGATACCTTCGCTCCGCTGGCGGTGACGAGCATTGCGATCCTCTTTCGCGAGTTCAACCGCAGAATGTACTTCTGCTACATGCGCTTCAAGGCTGCGTTCTGGACAGACCTTGCGACCGTCGCCTTGCAGATTGTAGGCGTCGAGGCGCTTTACAAGACGCATCGGTTGACGGTGCCGAATACGCTCGTGGTGCTGTCGGCCGGTTGCCTGATCGTCTCGATCTACTGGCTGATTACGGAGTGGGCGAGCTTCGTTGTGCGGCTGCGCGACACGCGCAACGACTTCGCGCATAACTTCCGTTTGGGGCGTTGGCTGCTGGGCTCGAATATGGTCTTCATGATCAGCTCGCAGTGCAACCCGTGGGTGATCGGCTCGCTGCTCGGCGGAGTCAGCGTGGGGGCGTATACCAAGTGCGAGAGCGTGGTGAACATACCTCGCGTCGCGCTGACGAGCCTGCAGAATACGATGGCGCCGATGCTTGCGCGTTCGTATCACAATGGCGGCAAGCCAGCCCTCACTCGCCTGGTCTCGCGGTTCAATCGCCTGCTGCTGATCGGCTCCATCCTGTTTGCGGTGGGCATCATCGCCGTGGGCCCGTTCGTGGCAGAGGCGATCTTCAAGGGCGCTCCTGCAAACTCTCGCGTGATTCTCGCCGTGCTGTCGTTGAACTTTGTCGCCTTTGCGATGACGATGGCGCAGAGCTATGGGCTCACCGCAATGAATCGCGCGCGCCTTACGTTCTATGCAAACCTGGTCGGCATGGTGACGCAGGCTGGGGTGATTCTTTGGCTGGTGCGCTCGTACCAACTGCCCGGCGCGGCAGCCGCGCTGCTTGTGGGTAGCGTGGTAGTGCTCTTCGTGCGGCAGTTCTTCTATCGTCGCGAAACGAGGACAGCGTGA
- a CDS encoding tagatose 1,6-diphosphate aldolase has protein sequence MITLTPGKLAGLKAVSDARGVIAAAAMDQRGSLQKSLAKERGGEATGHDLEVFKTNVTDVLTKHASAILLDPEFGLPAAQHLNGKGLLLAYEKTGYDANTAGRLPDLLDVWSVQRLKEAGADCIKILLYYTPFDTKEVNEFKHAWIERIGAECKASDIPFFLEFVGYDAEGGDEKTVAYARKKPSIVTGAMKEFSKPRYAVDVLKVEVPIVMEFVQGTKAFKGEAAYTREEALEHFRAAATVTELPFIYLSAGVSNPVFIETLELAGESGVKYNGVLCGRATWKEGIPIYAKEGEAAFRNWLETVGVENIENVNRALQTATPWTEKVNA, from the coding sequence ATGATCACATTGACACCCGGAAAACTTGCAGGTCTGAAGGCTGTTTCTGATGCGCGTGGCGTTATCGCCGCTGCAGCCATGGACCAGCGTGGATCGCTGCAGAAGTCGCTCGCCAAGGAGCGTGGCGGTGAAGCCACCGGTCACGATCTGGAAGTCTTCAAGACGAACGTGACGGACGTTCTGACCAAGCACGCTTCGGCAATTCTGCTTGATCCCGAGTTTGGCCTGCCCGCAGCGCAGCACCTGAACGGCAAGGGCCTGCTGCTGGCTTATGAGAAGACTGGCTACGACGCCAACACGGCTGGCCGCCTGCCCGATCTGCTCGACGTATGGAGCGTGCAGCGGTTGAAGGAAGCTGGCGCAGACTGCATCAAGATCCTGCTCTACTACACACCCTTCGACACGAAGGAAGTGAACGAGTTCAAGCACGCGTGGATTGAGCGCATTGGCGCAGAGTGCAAGGCATCCGACATCCCGTTCTTCCTCGAGTTCGTCGGCTATGACGCCGAGGGCGGCGATGAGAAGACCGTCGCGTACGCTCGCAAGAAGCCGTCCATCGTCACCGGCGCGATGAAGGAGTTTTCCAAACCGCGCTACGCTGTCGATGTCCTCAAGGTCGAAGTGCCGATCGTGATGGAGTTCGTGCAGGGCACGAAGGCATTCAAGGGCGAAGCCGCTTACACGCGTGAAGAAGCTCTGGAGCACTTCCGCGCTGCAGCTACCGTTACCGAACTGCCGTTCATCTATCTTTCGGCTGGCGTGTCGAACCCCGTCTTCATCGAGACCCTGGAACTGGCAGGCGAGTCCGGCGTGAAGTACAATGGCGTGCTCTGCGGTCGTGCGACGTGGAAGGAAGGCATTCCGATCTACGCGAAGGAAGGCGAAGCCGCATTCCGCAACTGGCTGGAGACAGTCGGCGTGGAGAACATCGAGAACGTCAACCGCGCGCTGCAGACAGCAACGCCCTGGACAGAGAAGGTCAACGCCTAA
- a CDS encoding glycosyltransferase family 2 protein has product MNAASEPGLVSIVIPTYKRAADLRIAAESALAQTYPLIEVLIVSDGPDAEARAAVEGMDARLRYMELAQNRGPAEARNAGVRASRGEWLAFLDDDDIMLPAKIEHQMRLADATQPQRMIACCLVYRHDGREDVQPARPIGPDEDVADYILLRPGLMKRPGVLTLQALMVHRSILEAVPFTSHPEHEDWAWFLEAWHLAGARVEFVWEPLVIYNIAMDNLSRSRRTNWQDSLRWVERYREWIDGRTAASFLATKVALKAKRAGDWQGIRTVYAAMRRSKPGLLEWAFFLGIAMLPNALLQAAWKRSLRADAEAVNA; this is encoded by the coding sequence ATGAACGCTGCGAGTGAGCCGGGGCTCGTGAGTATCGTGATCCCGACCTACAAGCGTGCTGCCGATCTGCGCATCGCGGCAGAGAGTGCGCTTGCCCAGACGTATCCGCTGATTGAAGTCCTGATCGTCTCCGATGGTCCTGACGCCGAGGCGCGTGCTGCTGTAGAAGGCATGGATGCTCGCCTTCGTTACATGGAGCTGGCGCAGAATCGTGGGCCCGCGGAGGCCCGCAACGCAGGCGTACGCGCCAGTCGTGGCGAGTGGCTGGCGTTTCTCGACGACGACGACATCATGCTGCCTGCGAAGATTGAACACCAGATGCGTCTGGCGGATGCCACGCAACCGCAGCGCATGATTGCGTGCTGCCTGGTGTATCGGCACGATGGTCGTGAAGATGTGCAGCCCGCACGGCCTATCGGGCCGGACGAAGATGTGGCCGATTACATTTTGCTTCGCCCCGGTCTGATGAAGCGCCCCGGTGTGCTGACCCTGCAGGCGTTGATGGTGCATCGCTCCATATTGGAGGCTGTGCCGTTCACCTCGCACCCCGAGCATGAAGACTGGGCGTGGTTTCTGGAAGCCTGGCATCTTGCTGGCGCTCGTGTGGAGTTTGTCTGGGAGCCGCTGGTGATTTACAACATCGCGATGGACAACCTATCGCGTTCGCGGCGCACCAACTGGCAGGATTCGTTACGTTGGGTGGAACGTTATCGCGAGTGGATCGACGGCCGCACGGCCGCGTCGTTCCTTGCGACCAAGGTTGCGTTGAAAGCCAAGCGGGCAGGGGACTGGCAGGGCATACGAACGGTCTACGCGGCGATGCGTCGCTCGAAGCCGGGTTTGCTGGAGTGGGCTTTCTTCCTCGGCATCGCAATGCTGCCGAACGCCCTGCTGCAGGCTGCGTGGAAGCGTTCGCTGCGTGCGGATGCTGAGGCTGTGAACGCGTGA
- a CDS encoding glycosyltransferase → MSTLKVLLMAYECSPYRGSEWAVGWGRLLQAARVAETHVITGEENFHALERARGEGLLPENVHFYTPEPDAKLRARDPHAGMFAYHYGAYQHWQQLAFPLAESLHREHGFDVVHQVTVNTFREPSYAWQLEAPFVWGPVGGSQNFPLAFLPMLPAKEAAKELVRAGVNHLSLRLKPRVRAAAHKASIVFASNSTNAQDYRKAWGREIECLLETGLAEVNEPDRTRFEQRAAGASGPLKILWSGELQTRKALPVLLRALVCVKQPFQLTVLGDGPMRPLWESEAATLGLADRVTFCGRLPFPEAVAAMQKAELFCFTSLRDTSGNVVLEALAAGVPVVCFDHQGAGDMVSNACGVKIAVTTPTRSIQQWAQTIDSLAQEGERLLALSRETTAQARKFLWSANGDRINAVYRELARVRP, encoded by the coding sequence GTGAGCACGTTGAAAGTGCTGCTAATGGCGTATGAATGCAGCCCGTACCGAGGCTCGGAGTGGGCTGTGGGCTGGGGACGTCTGCTGCAGGCTGCCCGCGTTGCGGAGACGCACGTCATCACCGGCGAAGAAAATTTTCACGCTCTGGAACGTGCTCGCGGCGAAGGTTTGCTGCCGGAGAACGTCCACTTCTACACACCGGAGCCGGATGCGAAGCTGCGCGCTCGTGACCCGCACGCCGGAATGTTCGCGTATCACTATGGTGCTTACCAGCATTGGCAGCAGCTTGCATTTCCCCTTGCTGAGAGCCTGCACCGCGAGCACGGCTTCGATGTTGTGCATCAGGTCACGGTGAATACCTTCCGCGAACCGAGCTATGCGTGGCAGCTCGAGGCACCGTTTGTCTGGGGGCCGGTTGGCGGGTCGCAGAACTTCCCCCTGGCGTTTCTGCCGATGCTTCCTGCGAAGGAAGCGGCGAAGGAGCTTGTGCGGGCCGGGGTGAACCATCTTTCGCTGCGGCTGAAGCCTCGTGTGCGGGCTGCGGCGCACAAGGCGAGCATCGTCTTTGCCTCGAACTCGACCAACGCGCAGGATTATCGCAAGGCCTGGGGGCGGGAGATCGAGTGCCTGCTCGAAACAGGTTTGGCGGAAGTGAACGAGCCGGACCGTACGCGCTTCGAGCAGCGGGCTGCCGGTGCTTCCGGACCGTTGAAGATTCTCTGGAGCGGTGAACTGCAAACGCGCAAGGCTTTGCCCGTGCTTCTGCGTGCGTTGGTCTGTGTGAAGCAACCGTTTCAGCTCACCGTGCTCGGTGACGGGCCCATGCGTCCGCTGTGGGAGAGTGAAGCGGCAACGCTCGGTCTGGCGGACCGAGTAACGTTTTGCGGGCGCCTCCCGTTTCCTGAAGCGGTCGCTGCAATGCAAAAGGCTGAGCTCTTCTGTTTCACCAGCCTGCGTGACACCAGCGGCAACGTGGTGCTTGAGGCTCTGGCCGCAGGTGTACCTGTTGTGTGTTTCGACCATCAAGGCGCGGGAGATATGGTGAGCAACGCTTGTGGTGTGAAGATCGCTGTGACTACGCCTACGCGTTCTATCCAGCAGTGGGCGCAGACGATTGACTCGCTGGCGCAGGAAGGCGAGCGTCTGCTCGCGCTGAGCCGCGAAACAACGGCGCAGGCGCGGAAGTTTTTGTGGTCCGCAAACGGTGATCGCATCAATGCGGTGTACCGCGAACTGGCCCGCGTGAGACCATGA
- a CDS encoding polysaccharide biosynthesis/export family protein, translated as MKRVLLLRAIVGSFGFLSLPLLAQIHGAGSSLTGPHNAPQPAMKDASITATSAMKAYTVHEGDTIDVLFRFTPEFNDEVVVGPDGHVSLKSTGDIAVAGLTLPELERKVTLDSSAKLVSPEVTISLKDFDRPHVTVAGEVNTPGRQDLRKPTTVLQAIMAAGGPKEIAAMGRVVLFRRINAETSEVHILKLSKYDPVTRAKNDMVLQPDDAILVTHDHLEGLGRVIKTINLGVYLQPLNNVAVF; from the coding sequence GTGAAACGTGTTCTCCTCCTCCGCGCGATAGTTGGCAGCTTTGGCTTTTTGAGCCTGCCGCTGCTGGCCCAGATCCACGGCGCGGGCAGCTCGCTGACGGGGCCGCACAATGCACCGCAGCCAGCGATGAAGGATGCCAGCATTACCGCAACGAGCGCGATGAAGGCCTACACCGTTCACGAGGGCGACACGATCGACGTGCTCTTCCGCTTCACGCCGGAGTTCAACGATGAGGTTGTCGTTGGTCCCGATGGGCATGTTTCTCTGAAGAGCACCGGCGACATCGCTGTTGCAGGGTTAACGCTGCCGGAGCTGGAGCGCAAGGTAACGCTCGATTCGTCCGCGAAGCTTGTGAGCCCCGAGGTGACGATTTCGCTCAAGGACTTCGATCGGCCGCACGTCACTGTTGCGGGCGAGGTCAACACTCCTGGCCGTCAGGACCTTCGCAAGCCGACGACCGTACTGCAGGCGATTATGGCTGCGGGCGGACCGAAGGAGATTGCGGCGATGGGCCGCGTGGTGCTCTTCCGACGCATCAATGCGGAGACCAGCGAAGTCCACATCCTGAAGCTGAGCAAGTATGACCCGGTGACGCGCGCAAAGAACGATATGGTGCTGCAGCCGGACGATGCGATCCTTGTGACGCACGATCATCTCGAAGGGCTGGGGCGTGTCATCAAGACGATCAATCTTGGTGTGTATCTGCAGCCGTTGAACAACGTCGCAGTCTTTTAG
- a CDS encoding glycosyltransferase, protein MAAISAHIMLSEPSRPSISFVIATCSRSAQMRGALQSLFAQTGLEALSLEMVVVDDQSTDDTLSVLQELAATAPFPLHILHGAKSGVAAARNLAASHAQGEWLVSFDDDELAEPDWLAKLYAAALANNVDAVGGDTILSLPNGLQSSDYGPRARRLLGETAPGGSSRAYPVEILPATNNVMLRRSLFEELNGYDTRFVEGGEDTDFFYRARLAGKVLWLEPAAVVHHLIPERRTTPHAIALTAKRIGVAESRMFRLRGQRWNPYIVACKRISVTLFRDLPTLALAKLQRNARAASEAHLSLAYTGGLLRSLLGSNEKFAASMDFRIRHGERSDATKKPL, encoded by the coding sequence TTGGCAGCGATATCCGCACACATTATGCTTTCTGAACCTTCTCGCCCCAGCATCAGCTTCGTGATCGCGACCTGCTCGCGGTCGGCGCAGATGCGTGGTGCGCTGCAATCGCTCTTCGCGCAGACAGGCCTTGAGGCACTTTCGCTGGAGATGGTTGTGGTGGACGACCAATCTACCGACGACACGCTGAGCGTGTTGCAGGAGCTAGCCGCAACGGCCCCCTTCCCTTTGCACATTTTGCATGGCGCAAAGAGCGGCGTAGCTGCGGCACGAAACCTCGCGGCCTCGCACGCACAGGGTGAGTGGCTGGTGAGCTTCGACGATGATGAATTAGCAGAGCCCGACTGGCTCGCAAAGCTCTACGCCGCAGCGCTGGCGAACAACGTCGATGCTGTGGGCGGGGACACGATCCTGAGCCTTCCCAACGGGCTGCAAAGCAGCGACTACGGCCCGCGCGCGCGACGGTTGCTGGGAGAGACCGCTCCAGGAGGAAGCTCACGCGCGTACCCCGTGGAGATACTCCCCGCGACCAACAACGTGATGCTCCGGCGTTCGCTCTTCGAAGAGTTGAACGGATACGACACGCGCTTTGTCGAAGGCGGCGAAGACACGGACTTCTTCTATCGCGCGAGGCTCGCAGGCAAAGTGCTCTGGCTGGAACCAGCCGCCGTGGTGCACCACCTGATCCCTGAGCGACGCACCACACCGCACGCGATCGCGCTCACCGCAAAGCGGATCGGCGTGGCAGAGTCACGCATGTTCCGGCTGCGCGGGCAACGGTGGAACCCCTACATCGTGGCTTGCAAACGCATCAGCGTCACACTGTTTCGCGATCTTCCGACGCTGGCGCTTGCGAAGCTGCAACGTAATGCACGCGCGGCAAGCGAAGCGCACTTGAGCCTTGCCTACACCGGCGGTCTGTTGCGTTCGCTACTGGGCTCGAATGAAAAATTCGCCGCCAGCATGGACTTCCGCATACGCCATGGCGAGCGCAGCGACGCGACGAAGAAGCCTCTTTAG
- a CDS encoding sigma-54 dependent transcriptional regulator produces the protein MSDGKLPLARTGTAQAGIAENELTADSLRNEASRQYPTGDAGRFDQHADRPTLAVLVVDDDAPVRHACAEIARSMGFLVTEACDVDEAREKLASGQTDLLLLDLRLPGGGGLALLETVRSTHPGTTVVVMTAFATVKSAVEAMRIGASDYLTKPFTLDELSAVLEAAAQRRSFDHESRALREQLRTGKGMGSLVGRSPAMEKLYRILSKVAYTSHPVLILGESGTGKELIARLIHSNGPSASKPFIPVDCGSLVPTLIESELFGHVKGAFTGANRAKTGLLVAADHGTVFLDEIGELPLDLQAKLLRALQEREVRPVGATHSLPISARIVAATNRDLTQMVEQGKFRKDLYFRLNVVNIRVPPLRERKTDIPLLAAHVLERMHRENGIRYTFSDDTLRLLMEYDWPGNVRELEHAIERACALSSGPVLHMGDFPTQLQDHRFHIIRGAGSRDATAPGHAGPAGSYALDDDPPPVQSIAEMEKQAILNTIRQLKGDKLMAAKLLGIGKTTLYRKLKEYGLGDETSLG, from the coding sequence ATGTCAGACGGTAAGCTTCCCCTTGCACGAACGGGCACAGCACAAGCAGGTATAGCCGAAAACGAACTTACCGCCGACAGCCTTCGCAACGAAGCCAGCCGACAGTATCCGACCGGTGACGCCGGACGATTTGACCAGCATGCCGACCGCCCGACACTGGCCGTGCTCGTCGTCGACGACGATGCGCCGGTGCGCCACGCGTGTGCCGAGATCGCCCGCTCGATGGGCTTCCTTGTGACAGAGGCCTGTGATGTTGACGAGGCACGCGAAAAGCTCGCCAGCGGACAGACCGATCTGCTGTTGCTCGACCTGCGCCTGCCTGGCGGCGGTGGCCTTGCTCTGCTGGAGACGGTTCGCTCCACCCACCCCGGCACGACCGTGGTCGTAATGACAGCGTTTGCCACGGTGAAGTCTGCGGTCGAGGCCATGCGCATCGGCGCCAGCGATTACCTGACCAAGCCGTTCACGCTCGATGAACTCTCTGCCGTGCTTGAGGCAGCGGCGCAGCGACGTTCGTTCGACCACGAAAGCCGTGCGCTGCGTGAGCAGTTGCGTACCGGCAAAGGCATGGGCTCCCTTGTGGGCCGGTCACCAGCCATGGAGAAGCTGTACCGCATCCTGAGCAAGGTCGCCTACACGTCGCATCCGGTTCTGATTCTGGGCGAGTCGGGTACGGGCAAAGAACTGATCGCACGCCTGATCCACAGCAACGGGCCGAGCGCGTCGAAGCCGTTTATTCCGGTGGACTGCGGCTCGCTGGTGCCGACGCTCATTGAGAGCGAGCTCTTCGGGCACGTGAAGGGAGCATTTACCGGGGCGAATCGCGCGAAAACCGGGTTGCTGGTGGCGGCCGATCATGGCACCGTCTTCCTGGACGAGATTGGCGAGCTTCCGCTGGATCTGCAGGCAAAGCTGCTGCGCGCGCTGCAGGAACGCGAGGTGCGTCCGGTGGGCGCAACCCACTCGCTGCCGATCAGCGCACGCATCGTGGCGGCGACGAACCGCGACCTGACCCAGATGGTCGAACAAGGGAAGTTCCGAAAAGATCTTTACTTCCGTCTGAACGTAGTCAACATTCGCGTCCCGCCGCTGCGCGAACGCAAGACCGATATTCCGCTGCTGGCCGCGCATGTGCTGGAACGGATGCACCGCGAGAACGGCATTCGGTACACGTTCTCCGACGACACGCTGCGGCTGCTGATGGAGTACGACTGGCCCGGCAATGTGCGCGAGTTGGAGCACGCCATTGAACGCGCCTGTGCTCTTTCCAGCGGGCCTGTGCTGCACATGGGCGACTTTCCGACGCAGCTACAGGACCACCGCTTCCACATTATTCGAGGCGCCGGGAGCCGAGACGCAACCGCTCCGGGCCATGCTGGCCCTGCGGGTTCCTATGCGCTGGACGATGATCCGCCGCCGGTGCAGTCGATCGCGGAGATGGAGAAGCAGGCGATTCTCAACACCATTCGGCAGCTCAAGGGCGACAAGCTGATGGCCGCCAAGCTGCTCGGGATCGGCAAGACAACGCTGTATCGCAAGCTCAAGGAGTACGGCCTGGGCGATGAAACCAGCCTCGGCTAG
- a CDS encoding O-antigen ligase family protein has protein sequence MSVATGWMAAAGSERLRAEIGRATFRVRLVKMLCGLVLAICFWYSVPYVLPFVPEHSIDRAAATASVAETGNLSRQIAMPIVALISLFLLWRLPKRGRIGGQLIYFATAYVVWAVMSVGWSDSPGLSTKRLVVFLFNILFAYMMARVFSLIEMALLGMCATGAVALIAFYSDAILQRIFAPRDPDYRFQGVTTANYQAMSLCVLLFCIVTLLAYKPEWAKRLWFAFGTAFVLLFMTRARMSTILAMLLFGIMLLRYARLRWKTETRAMVLIAALMLGVAGASVLVMKNGTDALQTVFMMGRNDTQNTSNLSNRGPLWQELAGSVAQRPLLGFGYDGFWSAARIARISADQGWSVPHAHNSYLDQTLSLGLIGVALYVGVMWSACWIAWKRYRHDHTETSLFAAVLLTWIVLQSLSESAPVDPYLPTLLAYACVAKMSLVPGSEAESDRFLAPHAILGGLTPADVQRLPADMRNDAVNILEGRKA, from the coding sequence GTGAGCGTAGCGACGGGCTGGATGGCCGCGGCGGGCAGCGAGCGCCTTCGCGCGGAGATTGGCCGCGCGACGTTTCGTGTGCGTCTGGTGAAGATGCTGTGCGGGCTCGTGCTGGCGATCTGCTTCTGGTACTCCGTGCCGTACGTTTTGCCGTTCGTGCCGGAGCACTCCATTGACCGTGCTGCTGCAACGGCCAGCGTGGCAGAGACAGGCAACCTCAGCCGACAGATAGCGATGCCGATCGTCGCGTTGATCTCGCTCTTCCTGCTGTGGCGGTTGCCGAAGCGTGGTCGCATCGGCGGGCAGTTGATTTACTTTGCCACCGCGTATGTGGTCTGGGCCGTGATGAGCGTGGGCTGGAGCGATTCGCCTGGTCTTTCGACCAAGCGCCTTGTCGTCTTCCTCTTCAATATTTTGTTTGCCTATATGATGGCGCGTGTCTTCTCGCTAATCGAGATGGCGCTGCTCGGCATGTGTGCCACGGGTGCCGTCGCGCTGATTGCGTTCTACAGCGACGCTATCCTGCAGCGCATCTTTGCACCGCGAGATCCTGACTATCGCTTCCAGGGTGTAACCACGGCAAACTATCAGGCGATGAGCCTTTGTGTTCTGCTCTTCTGCATCGTCACGCTGCTGGCGTACAAGCCTGAGTGGGCGAAGCGTCTTTGGTTTGCGTTTGGCACGGCCTTTGTCTTGCTGTTTATGACGCGCGCCCGCATGAGCACCATTCTCGCGATGCTTCTGTTCGGCATCATGCTGCTGCGTTACGCGCGCCTGCGCTGGAAAACAGAGACGCGTGCGATGGTACTGATCGCAGCGTTGATGCTTGGTGTTGCAGGCGCCTCGGTGCTGGTGATGAAGAACGGCACGGACGCGTTGCAGACCGTCTTCATGATGGGCCGCAACGATACGCAGAACACCTCTAACCTCTCCAACCGTGGCCCACTGTGGCAGGAGCTTGCGGGGAGCGTGGCGCAGCGTCCGCTGCTGGGCTTTGGCTATGACGGCTTCTGGAGCGCGGCGCGTATCGCGCGCATCTCTGCCGATCAGGGATGGTCGGTGCCGCACGCGCACAACAGCTACCTCGACCAGACGCTTTCCCTGGGACTGATCGGTGTGGCGCTCTACGTCGGTGTGATGTGGAGCGCGTGCTGGATTGCCTGGAAGCGTTATCGTCATGACCATACGGAAACATCTCTGTTTGCGGCCGTGCTGCTGACGTGGATCGTGTTGCAAAGTCTATCGGAGTCAGCGCCGGTTGATCCTTATCTGCCGACGCTGCTGGCTTACGCCTGCGTGGCGAAGATGAGCCTGGTGCCGGGAAGCGAAGCGGAGAGCGATCGCTTTCTCGCTCCACATGCGATCCTCGGCGGCCTTACCCCTGCTGACGTACAGAGGCTGCCTGCGGATATGCGGAACGATGCCGTAAACATTCTCGAAGGGAGAAAAGCATGA